A genomic region of Caenorhabditis elegans chromosome V contains the following coding sequences:
- the stdh-2 gene encoding Putative steroid dehydrogenase 2 (Confirmed by transcript evidence), with amino-acid sequence MDIQWFATGVGAAVVLYIFYHFIRIILNILVPYAFCQPIDLKKKAGASWAVVTGATDGIGKSYSFELARRGFNVYIVSRTQSKLEQTKKDILEKQPDIEVRFATYDFTNPSVTDYEKLLSKLNEVSVGILINNVGMFFDYPEMLHKINGGIDSIANVIIINTLPATLLSAGILPQMVSRKAGIIVNIGSFAGVVKLAEWSIYSATKKYVEWLTGCLRKEYSHHGIIFQAITPAMVATKMAGNPNTSFFCPDSDTFARSALNTIGHASETTGYIAHQIQCEILKLLPDFVIDRSIKKGNAEFREKALAKSENKPLA; translated from the exons cTGGTTCCATATGCCTTCTGTCAaccaattgatttgaaaaagaaagctGGAGCTTCATGGGCTG TGGTCACTGGAGCTACTGatggaattggaaaatctTATTCGTTTGAATTGGCTAGACGTGGATTCAACGTCTACATTGTTTCTCGTACCCAATCAAAACTTGAACAAACGAAGAAAGACATTTTGGAGAAACAACCAGATATTGAAGTTCGATTTGCAACTTATGACTTTACAAATCCTTCTGTCACTGATTATGAAAAGCTTTTGAGCAAATTGAATGAAGTGTCAGTCGGAATTTTGATCAACAATGTTGGAATGTTTTTTGACTATCCAGAGATGTTGCATAAAATAAACGGAGGAATTGATTCAATTGCAAATGTTATAATTATCAATACATTGCCAGCAACCTTG CTTTCTGCTGGAATTCTCCCACAAATGGTGTCTCGAAAAGCCGGAATTATTGTCAATATTGGATCATTTGCAGGAGTAGTTAAACTGGCTGAATGGTCGATCTATTCTGCAACTAAG aaatacGTTGAGTGGCTCACAGGATGTCTTCGAAAGGAATACAGCCATCACGGAATTATTTTCCAAGCTATCACCCCAGCAATGGTTGCAACAAAAATGGCTGGAAATCCGAATACCTCATTCTTCTGCCCAGACAGTGATACATTTGCCAGATCAGCTCTAAACACAATTGGACATGCATCTGAAACAACTGGATATATCGCTCATCAAATtcaatgtgaaattttgaaattgcttCCAGATTTTGTAATCGACAGATCCATTAAGAAAGGAAACGCTGAGTTCAGGGAGAAGGCTCTTGCAAAGAGCGAAAATAAGCCTTTGGCGTAG
- the F11A5.13 gene encoding uncharacterized protein (Confirmed by transcript evidence), which produces MSSWCHRINRFISSIILLIASLLLIILGFINILDKDEFDKTFVPYWMIILACLTISDQVIFWKLEMDKDQRSLVLLAFGAVMRVGLVSFTICLVTAKLIVLNAKGDLPNVPEIFKFGFALSLVIISVYICIFTKCLVKVCLARIKMYLELDVIQEVPEDFPDAQV; this is translated from the exons TA ttaatcgCTTTATATCATCGATTATTTTGCTTATTGCCTCTCTACTTTTAATAATTCTCGGTTTCATTAATATTTTGGACAAGGACGAATTTGATAAGACTTTTGTGCCATACTGGATGATTATTCTAGCCTGCCTTACAATATCCGATCAggttattttttggaaactggaAATGGATAAAGATCAGAGATCACTGGTGCTGCTAGCTTTTGGAGCTGTAATGAGAGTTGGATTAGTTTCTTT caCAATTTGTTTAGTGACGGCCAAGTTGATTGTATTGAATGCAAAAGGTGATCTTCCAAATGTTccggaaatatttaaattcggTTTTGCATTAAGCCTAGTAATCATAAGTGTGTacatttgtatttttacaaaatgtttgGTTAAAGTCTGCCTGGCACGaattaaaatgtatttggAGTTGGATGTAATTCAAGAGGTGCCAGAAGACTTCCCAGATGCtcaagtttga